The Triticum aestivum cultivar Chinese Spring chromosome 7B, IWGSC CS RefSeq v2.1, whole genome shotgun sequence genome window below encodes:
- the LOC123161154 gene encoding synaptotagmin-3 isoform X1: MNPTRRPLRPIKTRETPLAWRRSTPRRRSLPAAHCRRARPALARDLHAGAWTTMGLVGGLLGFGLGLPLGLAAACLVYLRFFAPRRHPQDPVIRPLRDLDYETLQTMVHDIPLWVKYPDYERIDWMNKFICDMWPFLDKAICKIIRGVAKPICDQYVGKYGIESIEFGNLTLGALPPTLQGIKVYEMREKELVIEPVIRWASIANVTVNVKVHSFKLSAQLLDLHIMLTPRATLKPLVPSFPCFASVCVSLMEKPHVDFGLKFLGGDVMAIPGLYRFVQEQISKQIAILYHWPKVIEVPILDGASGATKKPVGVLHVKVVRAMNLPKMDLLGKSDPYVKLRLSGERLPSKKTSVKMSNLNPEWNEHFRLVVKNPETQVLELQMFDWEKVKMHDKMGVQVIPLRLLTPYESKLFTLDLLRSMNPNDQQNKKNRGKLAVELTFDPFREENSTSPLISDGEGNISLKRDVPDGGGVLLVSVENAEDVEGKRHTNPYAVVLFRGEKRETKVIRKARDPRWNEEFQFVVDEAPMDEKIHIEIRSRRRRLLPFRTQESLGHVNINLVDVVNNGRINEKYHLINSRNGKLQLEIKWNTV; this comes from the exons ATGAATCCCACTCGCCGCCCGCTCCGCCCCATAAAAACACGGGAAACCCCGCTCGCTTGGCGCCGTTCGACGCCACGGAGGAGGAGCCTCCCGGCGGCCCATTGCCGACGGGCTCGGCCGGCGCTAGCTCGTGACCTCCATGCGGGTGCGTGGACGACGATGGGACTCgttggcggcctcctcggcttcGGCCTCGGCCTGCCCCTCGGGCTCGCTGCCGCCTGCCTCGTCTACCTCCGCTTCTTCGCGCCTCGTCGCCACCCCCAG GATCCTGTCATTAGACCTCTGCGAGATTTAGATTATGAGACGTTACAGACGATGGTACATGACATTCCGTTATGGGTCAAGTATCCAGACTATGAACGG ATTGATTGGATGAACAAGTTTATTTGTGATATGTGGCCTTTCCTGGATAAG GCGATATGCAAAATAATAAGAGGTGTAGCAAAGCCAATATGTGATCAGTATGTTGGAAAATATGGCATAGAATCAATTGAATTTGGAAACTTAACACTTGGTGCTCTTCCACCTACACTCCAAG GAATTAAAGTTTATGAAATGCGAGAAAAAGAACTGGTAATTGAACCTGTGATTCGGTGGGCTAGCATAGCAAATGTAACTGTGAATGTGAAGGTGCATTCTTTCAAATTATCCGCCCAG CTTTTGGATCTGCATATAATGCTGACACCACGAGCGACTCTGAAGCCACTTGTGCCAAGCTTTCCCTGTTTTGCCAGTGTGTGTGTTTCACTAATGGAGAAG CCGCATGTTGACTTCGGATTGAAATTCCTGGGTGGAGATGTCATGGCGATTCCTGGTTTGTATCGGTTTGTCCAG GAGCAAATATCAAAGCAAATTGCAATCCTGTATCATTGGCCTAAGGTTATAGAAGTTCCTATTTTAGATGGAGCAAG TGGTGCTACAAAGAAACCAGTGGGAGTATTGCATGTTAAGGTAGTTCGTGCCATGAATCTTCCCAAGATGGACTTGCTTGGGAAATCTGATCCTTATGTCAAGCTTCGGCTAAGTGGCGAGAGACTGCCCTCGAAGAAAACCTCTGTCAAGATGAGCAACCTGAATCCTGAATGGAACGAACATTTCAGGCTCGTTGTCAAGAATCCTGAGACACAAGTCCTCGAGCTCCAGATGTTTGATTGGGAAAAG GTCAAAATGCATGATAAAATGGGTGTGCAAGTGATTCCCCTCCGCTTGCTTACTCCTTACGAGAGCAAGTTGTTCACACTAGACCTTCTCAGAAGCATGAACCCAAATGATCAGCAAAACAAGAAGAATAGAGGAAAGCTTGCCGTGGAACTGACATTTGATCCTTTCAGAGAGGAAAACAGCACGAGTCCTCTGATTTCAGATGGTGAAGGCAATATCAGCTTAAAAAGGGATGTCCCGGACGGTGGTGGGGTGCTGTTAGTTTCGGTCGAAAACGCAGAAGATGTCGAAGGGAAGCGTCACACTAATCCATATGCCGTGGTTCTTTTTAGGGGCGAAAAGAGGGAAACTAAG GTGATCAGGAAGGCTCGAGATCCGAGATGGAACGAGGAGTTCCAGTTCGTGGTGGACGAGGCCCCCATGGACGAGAAGATCCACATCGAGATCAGAAGCAGACGCCGCAGGCTCCTCCCGTTCCGCACCCAG GAGTCGCTGGGGCACGTGAACATCAACCTGGTGGACGTGGTGAACAACGGGCGAATCAACGAGAAGTACCACCTCATCAACTCCAGGAACGGCAAGCTGCAGCTCGAAATCAAATGGAACACCGTCTGA
- the LOC123161154 gene encoding synaptotagmin-3 isoform X2 — protein MGLVGGILGFVLGLPLGLAAAYLVYLRFFAPRRRLQDPVIRPLRDLDYETLQTMVHDIPLWVKYPDYERIDWMNKFICDMWPFLDKAICKIIRGVAKPICDQYVGKYGIESIEFGNLTLGALPPTLQGIKVYEMREKELVIEPVIRWASIANVTVNVKVHSFKLSAQLLDLHIMLTPRATLKPLVPSFPCFASVCVSLMEKPHVDFGLKFLGGDVMAIPGLYRFVQEQISKQIAILYHWPKVIEVPILDGASGATKKPVGVLHVKVVRAMNLPKMDLLGKSDPYVKLRLSGERLPSKKTSVKMSNLNPEWNEHFRLVVKNPETQVLELQMFDWEKVKMHDKMGVQVIPLRLLTPYESKLFTLDLLRSMNPNDQQNKKNRGKLAVELTFDPFREENSTSPLISDGEGNISLKRDVPDGGGVLLVSVENAEDVEGKRHTNPYAVVLFRGEKRETKVIRKARDPRWNEEFQFVVDEAPMDEKIHIEIRSRRRRLLPFRTQESLGHVNINLVDVVNNGRINEKYHLINSRNGKLQLEIKWNTV, from the exons ATGGGACTCGTGGGCGGGATCCTCGGCTTCGTCCTCGGCCTCCCCCTGGGGCTCGCCGCCGCCTACCTCGTCTACCTCCGCTTCTtcgcgccccgccgccgtctccag GATCCTGTCATTAGACCTCTGCGAGATTTAGATTATGAGACGTTACAGACGATGGTACATGACATTCCGTTATGGGTCAAGTATCCAGACTATGAACGG ATTGATTGGATGAACAAGTTTATTTGTGATATGTGGCCTTTCCTGGATAAG GCGATATGCAAAATAATAAGAGGTGTAGCAAAGCCAATATGTGATCAGTATGTTGGAAAATATGGCATAGAATCAATTGAATTTGGAAACTTAACACTTGGTGCTCTTCCACCTACACTCCAAG GAATTAAAGTTTATGAAATGCGAGAAAAAGAACTGGTAATTGAACCTGTGATTCGGTGGGCTAGCATAGCAAATGTAACTGTGAATGTGAAGGTGCATTCTTTCAAATTATCCGCCCAG CTTTTGGATCTGCATATAATGCTGACACCACGAGCGACTCTGAAGCCACTTGTGCCAAGCTTTCCCTGTTTTGCCAGTGTGTGTGTTTCACTAATGGAGAAG CCGCATGTTGACTTCGGATTGAAATTCCTGGGTGGAGATGTCATGGCGATTCCTGGTTTGTATCGGTTTGTCCAG GAGCAAATATCAAAGCAAATTGCAATCCTGTATCATTGGCCTAAGGTTATAGAAGTTCCTATTTTAGATGGAGCAAG TGGTGCTACAAAGAAACCAGTGGGAGTATTGCATGTTAAGGTAGTTCGTGCCATGAATCTTCCCAAGATGGACTTGCTTGGGAAATCTGATCCTTATGTCAAGCTTCGGCTAAGTGGCGAGAGACTGCCCTCGAAGAAAACCTCTGTCAAGATGAGCAACCTGAATCCTGAATGGAACGAACATTTCAGGCTCGTTGTCAAGAATCCTGAGACACAAGTCCTCGAGCTCCAGATGTTTGATTGGGAAAAG GTCAAAATGCATGATAAAATGGGTGTGCAAGTGATTCCCCTCCGCTTGCTTACTCCTTACGAGAGCAAGTTGTTCACACTAGACCTTCTCAGAAGCATGAACCCAAATGATCAGCAAAACAAGAAGAATAGAGGAAAGCTTGCCGTGGAACTGACATTTGATCCTTTCAGAGAGGAAAACAGCACGAGTCCTCTGATTTCAGATGGTGAAGGCAATATCAGCTTAAAAAGGGATGTCCCGGACGGTGGTGGGGTGCTGTTAGTTTCGGTCGAAAACGCAGAAGATGTCGAAGGGAAGCGTCACACTAATCCATATGCCGTGGTTCTTTTTAGGGGCGAAAAGAGGGAAACTAAG GTGATCAGGAAGGCTCGAGATCCGAGATGGAACGAGGAGTTCCAGTTCGTGGTGGACGAGGCCCCCATGGACGAGAAGATCCACATCGAGATCAGAAGCAGACGCCGCAGGCTCCTCCCGTTCCGCACCCAG GAGTCGCTGGGGCACGTGAACATCAACCTGGTGGACGTGGTGAACAACGGGCGAATCAACGAGAAGTACCACCTCATCAACTCCAGGAACGGCAAGCTGCAGCTCGAAATCAAATGGAACACCGTCTGA